In Curtobacterium sp. MCPF17_002, one genomic interval encodes:
- a CDS encoding copper resistance protein CopC: MSPVQPRRNRRRGTTLVVLMLAAVCSGVFAGVASPASAHSALTASTPAAGAEVPSDLDRVDLTFSEAPIAGLDAGLRIEVRDADGSDESTGDVIVSGTTMSKAVDLSAGPHTVLWRYVSPDGHPVDGQIDFTVRAAASSSAASGAPSAPAAPTASPSASPSAAATADAGVSGGPFVWVLGGVVAVLVAGSVVAVVRRGRRA; encoded by the coding sequence ATGTCACCTGTGCAACCACGAAGGAACCGGCGTCGTGGCACCACCCTCGTCGTCCTGATGCTGGCCGCCGTGTGCTCCGGGGTCTTCGCCGGCGTCGCATCCCCGGCATCGGCGCACTCAGCGCTCACCGCGAGCACACCCGCTGCGGGTGCGGAGGTGCCCTCCGACCTCGATCGCGTCGACCTCACGTTCTCCGAGGCACCGATCGCCGGGCTCGACGCCGGCCTCCGCATCGAGGTGCGGGACGCAGACGGCTCGGACGAGTCCACCGGGGACGTGATCGTCAGCGGCACGACCATGTCGAAGGCCGTCGACCTCTCCGCCGGCCCGCACACGGTGCTGTGGCGGTACGTGTCACCCGACGGACACCCGGTCGATGGTCAGATCGACTTCACCGTGCGCGCGGCTGCGTCGTCGTCAGCTGCGTCCGGCGCTCCGTCTGCCCCGGCTGCTCCGACTGCGTCGCCGAGCGCCTCTCCGTCGGCAGCGGCGACCGCTGATGCCGGGGTCTCCGGCGGGCCCTTCGTGTGGGTGCTGGGCGGGGTCGTCGCGGTGCTCGTTGCGGGGTCCGTGGTCGCCGTGGTCCGTCGGGGTCGGCGCGCCTGA
- a CDS encoding MerR family transcriptional regulator: MRIGDLAAETGVSVRSLRYYEEQGLLAADRTPSGQRTYGPAAVERVQLVQQLFGAGLPSRTIVQLLPCVDAGVATPESFALLVAERDRITAQMAELEAARDRLDDVITITEHPTAEHCPALRPQAA, from the coding sequence ATGCGCATCGGTGACCTCGCTGCCGAGACCGGGGTGAGCGTCCGTTCGCTCCGGTACTACGAGGAGCAGGGACTGCTCGCCGCCGACCGCACGCCGAGCGGCCAGCGCACCTACGGACCGGCGGCCGTCGAACGGGTGCAGCTCGTGCAGCAGCTCTTCGGCGCCGGGCTGCCGAGCCGCACGATCGTGCAGCTGCTGCCGTGCGTCGACGCCGGTGTGGCGACGCCGGAGTCCTTCGCGCTGCTCGTCGCCGAACGCGACCGGATCACCGCGCAGATGGCGGAACTCGAGGCCGCACGCGACCGACTCGACGACGTGATCACGATCACCGAGCACCCGACGGCCGAGCACTGCCCGGCGCTCCGGCCCCAGGCCGCCTGA
- a CDS encoding helix-turn-helix transcriptional regulator: MAGMLQRAQWSATAVDPSTAAELVTQLPDVRSARVEDGRAALEFEARRRGTDLLSLVSMACTGVVSADVEADAAMTVFWIKSGHGRVDGEAVQTGRPVLFRHDPQRVLWDRFQLDLIRIDRTVVEQVAAERGAWHPGPLEFRPRHIPEGPALAAWWLMVRAVASEVLRGPAEITAERERELTRFAASGLLTAIPHWPVGQHEPRTAAAARFARAEGFLLDHATEQITVDDVAAAAGLSVRGLQEAFRRHHGITPTTYLRRIRLLLAREQLESGDERSIGEIARAAGFAHLGRFAGSYRDEFGVLPRETWQAARRR; the protein is encoded by the coding sequence ATGGCCGGCATGCTCCAGCGGGCGCAGTGGTCCGCGACCGCCGTTGACCCGTCCACCGCGGCGGAACTGGTGACGCAGCTGCCCGACGTGCGCTCGGCCCGCGTCGAGGACGGCCGGGCCGCGCTCGAGTTCGAGGCGCGGCGGCGCGGCACCGACCTGCTCTCCCTGGTGTCCATGGCGTGCACCGGTGTCGTGTCCGCCGACGTCGAGGCCGACGCGGCGATGACGGTGTTCTGGATCAAGTCCGGGCACGGACGGGTCGACGGCGAAGCCGTCCAGACCGGACGGCCCGTCCTGTTCCGCCACGATCCGCAGCGCGTCCTCTGGGACCGTTTCCAGCTCGACCTCATCCGCATCGACCGCACGGTCGTCGAGCAGGTCGCGGCGGAGCGTGGCGCCTGGCACCCCGGTCCCCTCGAGTTCCGGCCGCGCCACATCCCCGAGGGCCCGGCGCTCGCGGCCTGGTGGCTGATGGTCCGTGCCGTCGCGTCCGAGGTGCTGCGTGGCCCCGCTGAGATCACCGCGGAACGGGAACGCGAACTGACCCGGTTCGCGGCGAGCGGGCTGCTCACCGCGATCCCGCACTGGCCCGTGGGGCAGCACGAACCCCGCACGGCCGCGGCCGCACGCTTCGCACGGGCCGAGGGTTTCCTGCTCGACCACGCGACCGAGCAGATCACCGTCGACGACGTGGCCGCCGCGGCCGGCCTGAGCGTCCGCGGGCTGCAGGAGGCCTTCCGGCGACACCACGGCATCACGCCGACGACGTACCTGCGGCGCATCCGGCTGCTGCTGGCACGGGAGCAGCTCGAGTCCGGCGACGAGCGGAGCATCGGCGAGATCGCGCGGGCCGCGGGCTTCGCGCACCTCGGGCGCTTCGCGGGGAGCTACCGCGACGAGTTCGGCGTGCTGCCGCGGGAGACGTGGCAGGCCGCACGACGGAGGTGA
- a CDS encoding LCP family protein produces MNEDPFESPDPTEPEQHPAGTDLHHPASRGRRRTPVRHGRQRRTGRVVFPAIGGVLAMALVLTGGYAAWSYAQLDDSLTKVHVALPHASSSPDADGAAQNILLVGDDHRPADATPQELAELGTQLDGGATNTDSMIVLHIPAGGGSATMISFPRDSWVQIPGHGTFKLNSAFSDGAANGGGDAGGMRLLMQTIENMSGLTIDHFVRVSLLGFYQLVKALGPVQVCLNEAVHDTNSNVDLPAGNSTLDASQALSFVRQRDGLPRGDLDREVRQQYFLSQEARKALSADTLLNPVKVSNLLHGVGDSIQIDDGLSIPSLVNTFRSIDLSNIRSTAIPTAGTPTIDGYSTVAVDFGAMPAFIQSIVGAPAAYTSAHAAAPSSVHVTVQNGGSTAGGATAASSALTAKGFVVGAPSDTTTTTATVVEYPKGAEAQAKAVANVVPGATAVLSTQVTGVTLVLGTDGHTVTAAGTSGTTSGTTAAGTSGTTSGTTATGTTGTTGTSGTTSGSTGTSSPTAATTANPKPKSTPSTAPVGNAYGDQGACIN; encoded by the coding sequence ATGAACGAGGACCCCTTCGAGTCACCCGACCCGACCGAGCCCGAGCAGCACCCCGCCGGGACGGACCTGCACCACCCCGCCAGCCGCGGACGGCGACGCACCCCCGTCCGCCACGGCCGCCAGCGCCGTACCGGCCGGGTCGTCTTCCCGGCGATCGGCGGCGTCCTCGCGATGGCGCTCGTCCTCACCGGCGGGTACGCGGCGTGGTCGTACGCGCAGCTCGACGACAGCCTGACGAAGGTGCACGTGGCGCTGCCGCACGCGTCGTCCTCCCCGGATGCCGACGGTGCGGCGCAGAACATCCTGCTCGTCGGCGACGACCACCGGCCGGCCGACGCCACCCCGCAGGAGCTCGCGGAACTCGGGACCCAGCTCGACGGCGGAGCGACCAACACCGACTCGATGATCGTGCTGCACATCCCGGCGGGCGGCGGCAGCGCGACGATGATCTCGTTCCCCCGCGACTCGTGGGTGCAGATCCCCGGGCACGGCACGTTCAAGCTCAACAGCGCCTTCTCGGACGGCGCCGCGAACGGCGGCGGGGACGCCGGCGGCATGCGGCTCCTCATGCAGACGATCGAGAACATGAGCGGCCTGACGATCGACCACTTCGTCCGGGTCTCGCTGCTCGGCTTCTACCAGCTCGTCAAGGCGCTCGGCCCGGTGCAGGTCTGCCTCAACGAGGCGGTCCACGACACGAACTCGAACGTCGACCTGCCCGCGGGGAACTCGACGCTCGACGCGTCCCAGGCACTCTCGTTCGTCCGGCAGCGGGACGGGTTGCCCCGCGGCGACCTCGACCGTGAGGTCCGGCAGCAGTACTTCCTGTCCCAGGAGGCCCGGAAGGCCCTGTCCGCGGACACGCTCCTCAACCCGGTGAAGGTCTCGAACCTGCTGCACGGTGTCGGTGACTCGATCCAGATCGACGACGGGCTGAGCATCCCGAGCCTCGTGAACACGTTCCGGAGCATCGACCTGTCGAACATCCGGTCGACCGCGATCCCGACGGCGGGCACGCCCACCATCGACGGGTACTCGACCGTCGCGGTGGACTTCGGGGCGATGCCGGCGTTCATCCAGAGCATCGTCGGCGCTCCGGCCGCGTACACATCGGCGCACGCGGCCGCTCCCTCGAGCGTCCACGTCACGGTGCAGAACGGCGGGTCGACGGCCGGGGGTGCGACGGCGGCTTCGTCGGCGCTGACCGCGAAGGGCTTCGTCGTGGGGGCTCCCTCGGACACCACGACGACGACCGCGACGGTCGTCGAGTACCCGAAGGGCGCGGAGGCCCAGGCGAAGGCCGTCGCGAACGTCGTGCCGGGCGCGACGGCGGTCCTGTCGACCCAGGTCACCGGCGTCACGCTGGTGCTCGGGACGGACGGCCACACCGTGACGGCGGCAGGCACGAGCGGCACCACCAGCGGCACGACGGCGGCAGGCACGAGCGGCACCACCAGCGGCACGACCGCGACCGGCACGACCGGCACGACCGGCACGAGCGGCACCACCAGCGGCTCGACCGGCACGAGCAGCCCGACGGCCGCCACCACGGCGAACCCGAAACCGAAGAGCACCCCGTCCACCGCCCCCGTCGGCAACGCCTACGGCGACCAGGGCGCCTGCATCAACTAG
- a CDS encoding SDR family oxidoreductase has product MDIAGSVALVTGSNRGIGRRFALQLLERGAAKVYATARRPELVDIAGVEVLPLDITDDASIAAAAAAASDVTLLVNNAGIATQGSLVTGDLTDVRREMDTHFWGNLEMVRAFAPVIEANGGGGIVNVLSALSWFVHPGSGGYAAAKAAEWNMTNAVRLELAGKGISVQGLHLGAADTDIMAGYDGPMIDPAEVAKASLDGVERDAAEVVVDEWSALVKASLAHAPEGFYAQFA; this is encoded by the coding sequence ATGGACATCGCTGGATCGGTCGCACTCGTCACGGGCTCGAACCGTGGCATCGGACGACGCTTCGCCCTGCAGCTGCTCGAACGTGGCGCGGCCAAGGTCTACGCCACCGCTCGGCGGCCCGAGCTCGTCGACATCGCCGGCGTCGAGGTGCTGCCGCTCGACATCACCGACGACGCCTCGATCGCCGCTGCCGCTGCGGCAGCGTCCGACGTGACGCTGCTCGTCAACAACGCCGGCATCGCCACCCAGGGCTCGCTCGTCACCGGCGACCTGACGGACGTCCGCCGCGAGATGGACACGCACTTCTGGGGCAACCTCGAGATGGTCCGGGCGTTCGCGCCGGTCATCGAGGCGAACGGCGGCGGTGGGATCGTCAACGTCCTGTCAGCGCTGTCGTGGTTCGTGCACCCGGGCTCCGGCGGGTACGCGGCGGCGAAGGCAGCGGAGTGGAACATGACGAACGCGGTCCGGCTCGAGCTGGCCGGGAAGGGCATCAGCGTGCAGGGACTCCACCTCGGCGCGGCCGACACCGACATCATGGCCGGGTACGACGGCCCGATGATCGACCCGGCCGAGGTGGCGAAGGCGTCGCTCGACGGCGTCGAGCGGGACGCGGCCGAGGTCGTCGTGGACGAGTGGAGCGCGCTCGTGAAGGCCTCGCTCGCGCACGCGCCGGAGGGGTTCTACGCCCAGTTCGCCTGA
- a CDS encoding SDR family oxidoreductase, whose amino-acid sequence MSDIILFGGHGKVALLATRILSDRGHRVTSVIRDPDQADEIRAHGGEPHVADIQQQTITDFAELIHGHDAVVWSAGAGGGSADRTWAIDRDAAVLSVQGAAKAGVDRYVMVSWSGSLLDHGVPQDNDFFAYAQSKMIADAVLRDSGLRWTVVAPSTLTDDEPTGSIDWDGSSSEVPRGDVAHVVADALETDATVGRTIRFNTGSTPIADFLRS is encoded by the coding sequence ATGAGCGACATCATCCTGTTCGGTGGCCACGGCAAGGTCGCGCTCCTCGCGACGCGCATCCTCAGCGACCGTGGACACCGGGTCACCTCCGTCATCCGCGACCCCGACCAGGCGGACGAGATCCGCGCCCACGGCGGCGAGCCGCACGTGGCGGACATCCAGCAGCAGACCATCACCGACTTCGCCGAGCTGATCCACGGGCACGACGCCGTCGTGTGGTCCGCCGGAGCCGGCGGCGGATCGGCCGACCGCACCTGGGCCATCGACCGCGACGCCGCCGTGCTGTCGGTGCAGGGCGCCGCCAAGGCCGGCGTCGACCGCTACGTGATGGTGTCCTGGTCGGGGTCCCTCCTCGATCACGGCGTGCCGCAGGACAACGACTTCTTCGCGTACGCGCAGTCGAAGATGATCGCCGACGCGGTGCTCCGCGACTCGGGCCTGCGCTGGACGGTCGTCGCGCCGAGCACCCTGACGGACGACGAGCCGACCGGCTCGATCGACTGGGACGGCTCCTCGAGCGAGGTCCCGCGCGGGGACGTCGCGCACGTCGTCGCCGACGCCCTCGAGACCGACGCGACCGTGGGCCGGACGATCCGCTTCAACACCGGGTCGACGCCGATCGCGGACTTCCTGCGGAGCTGA
- a CDS encoding ABC transporter permease, with amino-acid sequence MSAHPIHDTAVLTGRSLKHVWRSPDTIITTAVMPIAFLLLFVYVFGGAIDTGTGSYVDYLLPGILLITVASGVAYTSYRLFLDLQAGIDERFRSMPIVRAASLWAHVLTSLVANLVSVTVVVAVAVLMGFRSGAGIGAWLAVLGILVLFTLALTWVAVVAGLSAKSVDGASAFSYPLIFLPFISSAFVPTDTMPGPVRWFAEHQPVTSIVDSIRALFAGQPLDADLWVALAWCTGILLVAFGAATLVQRRRVG; translated from the coding sequence ATGAGCGCCCACCCGATCCACGACACCGCCGTCCTGACCGGACGCTCCCTCAAGCACGTCTGGCGGAGCCCCGACACGATCATCACCACCGCCGTGATGCCGATCGCCTTCCTCCTGCTCTTCGTGTACGTCTTCGGCGGCGCGATCGACACCGGCACCGGCTCGTACGTCGACTACCTGCTGCCCGGGATCCTGCTCATCACCGTGGCGTCCGGGGTGGCGTACACCTCGTACCGACTGTTCCTCGACCTGCAGGCAGGCATCGACGAGCGCTTCCGATCGATGCCCATCGTCCGCGCGGCGTCGCTCTGGGCGCACGTCCTCACCTCCCTCGTCGCGAACCTCGTCTCGGTGACGGTGGTCGTGGCGGTCGCCGTGCTGATGGGCTTCCGGAGCGGTGCCGGCATCGGCGCGTGGCTCGCGGTGCTCGGCATCCTGGTGCTGTTCACGCTCGCCCTCACGTGGGTCGCGGTCGTGGCCGGCCTGTCCGCGAAGTCGGTCGACGGGGCGAGTGCGTTCTCGTACCCGCTGATCTTCCTGCCCTTCATCAGCTCGGCGTTCGTGCCGACGGACACGATGCCGGGTCCGGTCCGCTGGTTCGCGGAACACCAACCGGTCACGTCGATCGTCGACTCGATCCGTGCGCTGTTCGCCGGGCAACCGCTCGACGCCGACCTCTGGGTCGCCCTGGCCTGGTGCACGGGGATCCTGCTCGTCGCCTTCGGCGCCGCGACCCTGGTGCAGCGTCGTCGGGTCGGCTGA
- a CDS encoding MarR family transcriptional regulator → MSQHGDGIDLDTSLGYLLKEAASALRTSMEAVLRPLGMTMTHYSCLELLAQRPGLSNSELARGAFVTRQSMNVLLQALERDGFVTRPPEAPVGKALPTRLTDTGRERLEHASAAVRSVEVRMTSGMTDDEQAAALGALRSMVRSLRAS, encoded by the coding sequence ATGAGTCAACACGGCGACGGCATCGACCTCGACACGTCCCTGGGCTACCTGCTCAAGGAGGCCGCCAGTGCCCTCCGGACCTCGATGGAGGCCGTGCTCCGGCCGCTCGGGATGACCATGACGCACTACTCCTGCCTCGAACTGCTGGCGCAGCGACCCGGCCTGTCGAACTCCGAGCTCGCCCGCGGGGCCTTCGTGACCCGGCAGTCGATGAACGTGCTGCTGCAGGCACTCGAGCGCGACGGCTTCGTGACGAGGCCGCCCGAGGCGCCGGTCGGGAAGGCCCTGCCGACCCGGCTGACCGACACGGGGCGGGAGCGCCTCGAGCACGCGTCCGCCGCCGTCCGGTCCGTCGAGGTCAGGATGACCAGCGGGATGACCGACGACGAGCAGGCCGCCGCGCTCGGGGCGCTGCGGAGCATGGTCCGGTCGCTGCGGGCTAGTTGA
- a CDS encoding GMC oxidoreductase: MTEGPVTAQRAFVHANQARLRVLVDRVVPGDEYPSAADAGALEFLAAVLEDRPDWLDRLRAVVERDDDAAVAEDDPDLVWFAELVSAGYYADAANGGNAGERSWEMVGWQPGPPDGWSVPVPVATAVPTVVHPSALADRYDAIVIGSGAGGGVAACGLAESGRRVLVVEAGRWPGTAELSSDHIRNPRSSWGVAPRTGPVDAGNPRTVSAGRERLLLRPSSPGWHGNAGTAGGGTRVYGAQAWRFGPRDFAMASTYGVPEGSSLADWPFGYDELEPWYERAEWEVGVSGGDTDGPWSGDRTRPFPMPPLPSGAARERLARAAGVLGISTVHVPLLINSTPYLGRRACEQCGMCVGFACPVDAKNGSQNTMLTRAFATGNASILLDSRVARLRTDGTGRVVGVTIVGTADGRDWAADVDAAEVVVAAGAVESARLLLNSRSDHEPDGIGNGTDQVGRHLQGHVYGGAMGIFDDVVDDGLGPGPSIATTDFRHGVDGQVGGGILANEFIATPSNTYQYLVGTGLIPRSGLAAKHAMRDLARRSMRIMGPVQEVTTADARVRVDPAVTDRHGIPVAWFSGGVHAEDVRARDHTSARSADWLRAAGAIRVAELHGPVTGTSGGQHQAGTLRMGTDPATSVVDPFGRVWGHDGLRVADGSVHVTNGGVNPVLTIFATAMRTIDAMVAGRA, from the coding sequence ATGACGGAAGGCCCCGTCACCGCGCAGCGCGCGTTCGTCCACGCGAACCAGGCGCGGCTGCGCGTGCTGGTCGACCGGGTCGTCCCCGGCGACGAGTACCCGTCGGCCGCGGACGCAGGCGCCCTCGAGTTCCTGGCGGCGGTCCTCGAGGACCGGCCGGACTGGCTCGACCGGCTCCGCGCCGTCGTCGAGCGTGACGACGACGCGGCCGTCGCCGAGGACGATCCGGACCTCGTCTGGTTCGCCGAACTCGTGTCCGCCGGCTACTACGCCGACGCGGCGAACGGCGGCAACGCCGGTGAGCGCTCCTGGGAGATGGTCGGCTGGCAGCCCGGACCACCGGACGGGTGGAGCGTCCCCGTGCCCGTCGCGACCGCGGTGCCCACCGTGGTCCACCCGTCGGCGTTGGCGGACCGGTACGACGCGATCGTCATCGGCTCCGGGGCCGGCGGCGGCGTCGCCGCGTGCGGTCTGGCGGAGTCGGGACGGCGCGTGCTCGTCGTCGAGGCCGGACGCTGGCCGGGAACCGCCGAACTCAGCAGCGACCACATCCGGAACCCACGGTCGTCCTGGGGTGTCGCTCCGCGGACCGGACCGGTCGACGCCGGGAACCCCCGGACGGTCTCCGCAGGGCGGGAGCGACTGCTGCTCCGGCCGTCGTCGCCGGGCTGGCACGGCAACGCCGGCACGGCCGGGGGCGGTACCCGCGTGTACGGCGCGCAGGCGTGGCGGTTCGGGCCGCGGGACTTCGCGATGGCGTCGACCTACGGCGTGCCGGAGGGCAGCAGCCTCGCCGACTGGCCGTTCGGGTACGACGAGCTCGAGCCCTGGTACGAGCGGGCCGAGTGGGAGGTCGGCGTCAGCGGCGGCGACACCGACGGCCCGTGGTCCGGCGACCGCACGCGGCCGTTCCCGATGCCGCCGTTGCCGTCCGGGGCCGCCCGGGAGCGTCTCGCCCGGGCCGCAGGAGTCCTCGGGATCTCGACCGTGCACGTGCCGCTCCTCATCAACTCGACGCCGTACCTCGGTCGCCGGGCGTGCGAGCAGTGCGGCATGTGCGTCGGCTTCGCCTGCCCGGTCGACGCGAAGAACGGCAGCCAGAACACCATGCTGACCCGGGCGTTCGCGACCGGGAACGCCTCGATCCTGCTCGACAGCCGGGTCGCCCGGCTCCGGACCGACGGCACCGGCCGGGTGGTCGGCGTCACGATCGTCGGCACCGCGGACGGCCGCGACTGGGCCGCCGACGTCGACGCCGCCGAGGTGGTCGTCGCGGCGGGCGCCGTCGAGTCGGCGCGGCTGCTGCTCAACAGCCGCAGCGACCACGAACCCGACGGCATCGGGAACGGCACCGACCAGGTCGGCCGACACCTGCAGGGCCACGTGTACGGCGGCGCGATGGGGATCTTCGACGACGTCGTGGACGACGGCCTCGGACCGGGACCCTCCATCGCGACGACCGACTTCCGGCACGGCGTCGACGGACAGGTCGGCGGCGGGATCCTGGCGAACGAGTTCATCGCCACCCCGTCGAACACCTACCAGTACCTCGTCGGCACCGGGCTCATCCCGCGCTCGGGCCTCGCCGCCAAGCACGCCATGCGCGACCTCGCGCGGCGGAGCATGCGGATCATGGGCCCGGTCCAGGAGGTCACCACCGCCGACGCCCGCGTCCGCGTCGACCCCGCCGTCACCGACCGGCACGGGATCCCGGTGGCGTGGTTCAGCGGCGGCGTCCACGCCGAGGACGTCCGCGCCCGTGACCACACGAGCGCCCGGAGTGCCGACTGGCTGCGTGCCGCCGGGGCCATCCGCGTCGCCGAGCTGCACGGCCCGGTCACCGGCACGAGCGGTGGGCAGCACCAGGCCGGCACGCTCCGGATGGGGACGGACCCGGCGACCTCGGTCGTCGACCCGTTCGGTCGCGTCTGGGGGCACGACGGACTCCGTGTCGCCGACGGGTCCGTGCACGTCACGAACGGGGGCGTGAACCCGGTGCTGACGATCTTCGCGACGGCCATGCGGACGATCGACGCGATGGTGGCCGGGCGCGCGTGA
- a CDS encoding VOC family protein has translation MPVTGPDFISLQTRDLDASQAFYEQYLGLVRSPAGPPHAVVFTTTPIAFALRDTVPGTDLDAVAQPGIGAAIWLHATDVQAIHDALVADGHAIVSAPIDGPFGRTFTFADPDGYHVTLHDRA, from the coding sequence ATGCCCGTCACCGGACCCGACTTCATCTCCCTCCAGACCCGCGACCTCGACGCGTCGCAGGCCTTCTACGAGCAGTACCTCGGGCTCGTCCGGTCGCCGGCGGGTCCCCCGCACGCGGTCGTCTTCACGACCACACCGATCGCCTTCGCGCTCCGGGACACCGTCCCCGGGACCGACCTCGACGCGGTCGCACAGCCCGGCATCGGTGCGGCGATCTGGCTGCACGCGACCGACGTCCAGGCGATCCACGACGCCCTCGTCGCCGACGGTCACGCCATCGTGTCCGCGCCGATCGACGGCCCCTTCGGCCGCACGTTCACCTTCGCCGACCCCGACGGGTACCACGTGACCCTGCACGACCGCGCCTGA
- a CDS encoding alpha/beta hydrolase has product MPTPTLLFVHGALVRDGDWWWSRTADLLRQRTGIESRAVALPSCGETDGGGGDLADDAAALRRALDGTTSAIVVGHSYGGTVIAEAGPHPAVRHLLLVSSYLPEVGSTQGSIMSTEPDPVTIRPDDSGRIVLDGYDVASFGARFLQDADEATQQAAWERTTAQDLRAFGTPTSAAGWSGVDSTAIVCTEDRSTTVGLQRLHAARATRTVELPTGHHPFITRPDLVVEQIEAVLAQANWA; this is encoded by the coding sequence GTGCCGACCCCGACGCTCCTGTTCGTCCACGGTGCCCTCGTCCGCGACGGTGACTGGTGGTGGTCCCGCACTGCCGACCTCCTCCGGCAGCGCACCGGCATCGAGAGCCGCGCCGTCGCACTGCCGTCCTGCGGCGAGACGGACGGAGGCGGCGGCGACCTCGCCGACGACGCCGCCGCACTCCGCCGTGCCCTCGACGGGACCACGTCGGCCATCGTCGTCGGGCACTCCTACGGCGGCACCGTGATCGCCGAGGCCGGACCACACCCCGCCGTGCGGCACCTGCTCCTCGTGTCGTCCTACCTGCCCGAGGTCGGCTCCACGCAGGGGTCGATCATGTCCACCGAGCCGGACCCCGTCACGATCCGGCCGGACGACTCCGGCCGGATCGTGCTCGACGGGTACGACGTGGCGTCGTTCGGCGCCCGGTTCCTGCAGGACGCCGACGAGGCGACGCAGCAGGCAGCGTGGGAGCGGACCACCGCGCAGGACCTCCGTGCGTTCGGGACCCCGACGAGTGCGGCCGGCTGGTCCGGTGTCGACTCGACGGCGATCGTCTGCACGGAGGACCGATCGACGACCGTCGGGCTCCAACGGCTGCACGCGGCCCGGGCGACCCGTACCGTGGAACTGCCGACCGGGCACCACCCGTTCATCACCCGGCCGGACCTGGTCGTGGAGCAGATCGAGGCGGTGCTGGCTCAGGCGAACTGGGCGTAG